AAATAACCCTCATTTTCACTTGTAAAGATTTCACAAGAACTCACTAATTGATTATGAAACATTTTTAAATCATAATTTATGTGTTCAAATTCCATAATTTCAGCAATTTGAGCCATATAATATTCACTATATGCTTCGCCTAAACCATTATACATTTCGCTAATACATTTATAAAGACAAACTTTATCATTTTCCCTATACCAACATTTTTTTAACATTCCATTGGTAGTGTATTCAGGAGAACTTGTAAAGCCATTTGCCTTTGTCGTTTTAAGCCCAAAAGCACTTAAGGCTAAAGCCTCGCTAAACTCATTCTCATAGAGATTATAATCTTTCCATTTGTAATCTTTATTTGTGGGAATTATCCAATAAGAATCATTTAGAGAAAGTGCAAAAGAAATATCTACATAAGCCATTAAATTATCTTCAATGTTTGTAGGAATTGAGGCAAGAACATTTTTTGCAAATTGTCTATTTTTAGGAATTTTTCTTTGCTTTATCCAAGATTCTAATGAGCTTAATAATTTTGTTTTATCAACCATTCTTGGAAGCAAATTTTCATTAAAAATTTTTGCATTTTTTAAAGAGATATAATGAATGGTTTGTCCTTTAAGAATTTCACTATCAATTTCTACTTCAAACTCTAAAACCACTTTGTCTTTGTTTTTAAGTAGGTATTTCATTATCTTTTCCTTTTGTGATTATTCACCCTTTTAAAGCAGTTGGGATTTCTGCCTAAAGGTTTTAAACAACAAACTAGGCATTGCAATGTTTTTATCTCTATTTTTTACTAAGGCGACTTCCAAAATAAGCTCTTTTCTAGCTTTTATCATTGTTTTTAGGAAATCCTTGTGTATATATTTTATATTTTTTTCACTTGATACTCTCTATAAATGCCTCTAAAATAATAGCCTATTATAAAAAATCCATTTATCATATCTACTCCTTCAACTTGGACATTATTCACTTCTTCTTCCACAGCTTCCCCAAAGGATAAATTTTAAAATCAATCACCAAGCAACACTCAAACAAAAAGTGAACTATTTTTCACAAATCACTTTGTATCTTACCCACTAATTTTATAAATCGCAAATCCACCACACACAGCCAAAAGACAAAGTCCAACATTACAAAGAATATTAAGCAATAATTGTCCATACAATCCATTTTGTAAAAGCAACCAATTCCCATACGAAAAAGTAGAAAAAGTCGTAAATGCTCCCAAAAGCCCAACACCAAAGAAACTCATTAAAACATCTTTGGATAATAGACTAAATTCTTCATTTTGGATATAAGCAAACAAGAATCCCAAAGCAAAAGAACCTACAATATTAACAAACAATGTAGCTAACAAAGAAATAAATTGCATATTAGTTACATTAGCTAAAAAGCTAGAAATTTTAAAAGACACTTCATAAACCAAAAAGCGTAACACAGCTCCTAAAAAGCCACCCAAACCCACCAATACAATTGTGTATAAATTCATTATCTACCTTTATGACAAAACCACTTAAAAGTTCAATCAAATAATTCAAAGCCATAAAAGCCTTATTGTCTAGATTAAATAACCTTTATTTCTAAGCTTTAATAAATTCCCACTTTTGCGCTTCTTGCAGAATCTCTTTTGCTCCCTTTTTAATAAATTCTAGCGCAAAATCTCTCCCTGCTTTTTTACAATCCTCCAAGCTAGAAACGGCACATACTTTAGCATCTTTAAGAATCCTAGATCCATCAGGAATCCCCAAAATTGCCCTAATAGTTAAATTATCTTTTTCAAGCGTTGCATTAATGCCTATAGGGACTTGGCAACCACCTTCCAAAGTTTTTACAAACTCTCTCTCAGCACTTGTCTCAAAAGAAGCTTTTGTGTCGTTTAAAAATTCAAGTAATTTTGCAACTTCGCTATCCACTCTACATTCAATCCCTAATGCCGCTTGTCCCATAGCAGGAATCATAAAATCAAGTGGCGCAATACAATCCACTTCCCCTTCAATCCCTAAGCGATTCACTCCCGCTTGTGCTAAAATAATAGCATCAAAATCCCCCTCTTTTAGCCTTTTAAGTCGCGTTTGCACATTCCCTCTTAAACTCATACAATCCAAATCTTTTCGTAAAGTATTAATTTGCATTACACGCCTTAGTGAAGTTGTCCCCACTTTTGCACCTTGTGGCAATTCTTGTAAGTTTTTGTATTTAAAACTCAAAAAACTATCTCGCACATCCTCGCGCTTAGTAATCGCAGCCAAACCAAGCCCCTCAACAAATTCCACAGGGACATCTTTTAGGCTATGCACCGCCACATCAATTTCACCCTTTAGCATTAACTCTTCTAATTCTTTAGTAAAAAGCCCTTTTCCGCCAATCTTAGCTAAAGGCACATCAAGAATCTTATCGCCCTTAGTTTTAACGATTTTTAATTCCACTTGCAAATTAGGATATTGCTTCTCTAAAGAATCTTTTACAAAATTTGCCTGCCAAAGTGCTAAAACGCTTCCCCTTGTGCCTATGATAATTTTTTGCATCTTTAATCCTTTATTTCTTTTTCTATAACTTCCACATCAATAATATCAGAATTTTGTTTTGCAGAATCCACTTTCACAAAAGGCTTAACAAGCATCAAGCCAAAAACGCTAAATTGCATTAATAAACCCAAAATATCAGTAAAAGCACCAGGTAAAATCAATAAAATCGCCCCCAAGATTCTAAAAATATTAGATCCCACAAAAGCCTCATAAGTCATCTCTTTTAAACGCAACTTCTCCAAAGCTTCCCCAAAGAACAATCGGAAATTCAATAAAATCCCAAATCCCAAAAAAGCACTCACAAGAATCTCTAGCACAAATCCTAAAACACCGATTATATAAATCACTTCATAACTTACAAATACTTCAATAATCAAATACATCACAAGCAAAACAAGTCGCATACAAAACCTTTCTTTTTGGGCAAATCTTAAAGTATTTTTATGAAGTTTATCTTCACATTTGCAAATTCTGCTTAATCTTCTCTATCAATGATTCAAAATCAGCAATTTCTAAATTTATTTTTTCTAGATTCTTCCTACACACAAGCTCAATCTTGCCCTCTTCTACACCTTTACCCACAATCAGCGCATAAGGAATCCCAATAAGCTCAAAATCAGCCATTTTAGCACCATAACGCTCTTTTCTATCATCTAGCAAACACTCTATTCCATTTGCACTTAAGGCGTGATAGATCTTTTCTGCTAACTCACTTTGATTTTCATCTTTAATATTTGAAACCACAATATCAAGCAAAAAAGGTGCGGTGGTGGCTGTCCATTTCATACCTTTTTCATCGTGATTTTGTTCAATAATGGCTGCTAGTAACCTTGAGATTCCAATTCCATAACAACCCATAACAAAAGGCTTTGCTTTGCCCTCTTCATCTAAAAAAGTCGCTTCCATTGCTTGAGAATATTTTTCTCCTAATTGAAAAATATGTCCCACTTCAATGCCTTTAGTAAAATAAAGCTTCCCTTTGTGGCATTCCTTGCAATAATCTCCCTCTTTAACTTCCAATAAATCCTTAAACTCCAAACCTTCAAAAAGCCCCAAATCCACGCCCACAAAGTGATAATCCTCTTCATTAGCCCCACAAATCAAATTCTTAGCATTTTGTAATTCCAAGTCAAAATAAATATAAGGACTTTGAGTGAGATTACGCAAAGCATAAGGACCAATAAATCTAGGAAATAAACCAAGCTTTCTTAACTCTTCCTCACTTGCATCAACTATTTCATTAGCCCCATTGATTGCATTAAGCGCCTTAGTTTCATTAAGGCTATCACAACCCCTTAAAAAGAAAAATACAAATTCACTCTTTCCGCCATCAAACAAAGCTTTCTTAACCACTGCTTTTAAAGTCCAATAAGAATCAACTTTAAAAAACTCCGCCAAAGATTCAATAGTCCTAATTTGTGGAGTATGAAATTTTGCAAAATTTGCTTCAGGAGGAGTTGTCAAAGGCATTTTAGGGAGGCGATTGGCTGCTTCTAAATTTGCTGCATAGGAACAAGAATCACACACGCAAATCGTATCTTCCCCACTCTCTGCTAATACCATAAATTCCTTACTACCACTTCCACCAATTGCACCACTATCTGCTTCTACTGCTCTAAAATCCAATCCAAGTTCTAAAAAAATCGCACTATAAGTTTTTTCCATTACATCAAATTCACGCTTTAAGTCTTCATAATTACTATGAAAACTATAGCCATCTTTCATAATAAATTCTCTTCCACGCATTAACCCAAATCTCGGTCGTATCTCATCGCGAAATTTAGTTTGAATCTGATAAAAATGCAAAGGTAATTGCTTATAACTCTTAATATATGTCTTTGCTAGTTCTGTGATTGTTTCTTCATGCGTAGGACCAAAGACAAATTCATTTTCTTTGCGATCTTTAAATCTCAAAAGCTCCTTTCCATAACGATCATAGCGACCACTTGCTTGCCATAAACTCGCTGGAGTTACACAGCCTAATAAAACTTCATTAGCTCCTGCTTCATCCATTTTATTTTTAACAATTCTAGAAATTTTATCCAACACCTTTTTACCCAAAGGCAAAAAATTATAGATTCCACTCCCAATTTGTTGAATAAAACCGCCTCTTAATAAATATTCGTGGCTTTTTAATATCACATCTTTTGGAACTTCTTTAAAAGTCGGAATAAAAAATTTAGAAAATCTCATTAGTCTTCCTTTAGCGGTTTATTATCAGAATATTCACACTTATATTTTTCAACCATCATTGTCTCTGTATTCTCTTCAAATAAAAAACGCAATGATTCGATAATACCATCACCTCTTGAAGTATTTGCCACAGATTTTAGATTGATAGTTAATTGATGCAAAAAGGTATTAAACGCATTGTGCAAAGTTTTTTCAATATTCTTTTCATACTCTTTAGGCAAATAACCTTTAGCAATCCCCTTTTGCAATTCTTTAAGGCTAGAATCCTTAGCTTGTTGGCGAATTGCTTTGATTAATGGCTCCACATTCAAAGTCTGCAACCAAGCAAAAAACTCTTGAGTGCATCGCCCAACGATTCCATAAGCAACTTTGGCTTGTTCTTCTCTTAGGGCAAGATTCTTTTTAACAATATCTTGCAAATCATCCACTGCAAAAATATGTATTTTTTCATCACACACTTGATCAATATCGCGTGGAACTGCCAAATCAAACCAATAACGCAACATTTCTTTTTTTTCTATCATATCTTGTGTGATAATAGTATGAGGCGCACCTGTAGCCGTAAAAACAAGTGGAAGTTGATTAATCAAAACCCCTAAATCCCTAAAGCTTGCCACTTCAATTTTTGCATTAGGACTGCTTTTTAAAATTTCTTCACGCAAATGTTCTGCATTCCCAATATCGCGATTAAGCAAAACAATTTGTGCTTCGTGATTGATTAAATGCTTAACACATAATGAACTCATCTCTCCAGCACCCACAACAAGGACTTTTTGCCCTTTTAATTCACCAAAAACTTCCTTTGCT
This portion of the Helicobacter canadensis MIT 98-5491 genome encodes:
- the hemA gene encoding glutamyl-tRNA reductase, with the translated sequence MDYYILSYSHKNTDIALREKLALDTKNKNTKQLLLELVENKFIEEAVILSTCNRIEFILSVHNPQKAEEFLFAKLCDYSGISEDSLKKHADSYDNIAAIHHLFSVASSLDSLVIGETQISGQLKNAFKFSYDLGCCSLSLSRAIHFAFRCAASVRNSTNISRNSVSVASTAVAKAKEVFGELKGQKVLVVGAGEMSSLCVKHLINHEAQIVLLNRDIGNAEHLREEILKSSPNAKIEVASFRDLGVLINQLPLVFTATGAPHTIITQDMIEKKEMLRYWFDLAVPRDIDQVCDEKIHIFAVDDLQDIVKKNLALREEQAKVAYGIVGRCTQEFFAWLQTLNVEPLIKAIRQQAKDSSLKELQKGIAKGYLPKEYEKNIEKTLHNAFNTFLHQLTINLKSVANTSRGDGIIESLRFLFEENTETMMVEKYKCEYSDNKPLKED
- a CDS encoding fluoride efflux transporter FluC, with protein sequence MNLYTIVLVGLGGFLGAVLRFLVYEVSFKISSFLANVTNMQFISLLATLFVNIVGSFALGFLFAYIQNEEFSLLSKDVLMSFFGVGLLGAFTTFSTFSYGNWLLLQNGLYGQLLLNILCNVGLCLLAVCGGFAIYKISG
- the hemC gene encoding hydroxymethylbilane synthase, with the translated sequence MQKIIIGTRGSVLALWQANFVKDSLEKQYPNLQVELKIVKTKGDKILDVPLAKIGGKGLFTKELEELMLKGEIDVAVHSLKDVPVEFVEGLGLAAITKREDVRDSFLSFKYKNLQELPQGAKVGTTSLRRVMQINTLRKDLDCMSLRGNVQTRLKRLKEGDFDAIILAQAGVNRLGIEGEVDCIAPLDFMIPAMGQAALGIECRVDSEVAKLLEFLNDTKASFETSAEREFVKTLEGGCQVPIGINATLEKDNLTIRAILGIPDGSRILKDAKVCAVSSLEDCKKAGRDFALEFIKKGAKEILQEAQKWEFIKA
- a CDS encoding FxsA family protein, with the protein product MRLVLLVMYLIIEVFVSYEVIYIIGVLGFVLEILVSAFLGFGILLNFRLFFGEALEKLRLKEMTYEAFVGSNIFRILGAILLILPGAFTDILGLLMQFSVFGLMLVKPFVKVDSAKQNSDIIDVEVIEKEIKD
- a CDS encoding proline--tRNA ligase, producing the protein MRFSKFFIPTFKEVPKDVILKSHEYLLRGGFIQQIGSGIYNFLPLGKKVLDKISRIVKNKMDEAGANEVLLGCVTPASLWQASGRYDRYGKELLRFKDRKENEFVFGPTHEETITELAKTYIKSYKQLPLHFYQIQTKFRDEIRPRFGLMRGREFIMKDGYSFHSNYEDLKREFDVMEKTYSAIFLELGLDFRAVEADSGAIGGSGSKEFMVLAESGEDTICVCDSCSYAANLEAANRLPKMPLTTPPEANFAKFHTPQIRTIESLAEFFKVDSYWTLKAVVKKALFDGGKSEFVFFFLRGCDSLNETKALNAINGANEIVDASEEELRKLGLFPRFIGPYALRNLTQSPYIYFDLELQNAKNLICGANEEDYHFVGVDLGLFEGLEFKDLLEVKEGDYCKECHKGKLYFTKGIEVGHIFQLGEKYSQAMEATFLDEEGKAKPFVMGCYGIGISRLLAAIIEQNHDEKGMKWTATTAPFLLDIVVSNIKDENQSELAEKIYHALSANGIECLLDDRKERYGAKMADFELIGIPYALIVGKGVEEGKIELVCRKNLEKINLEIADFESLIEKIKQNLQM